One window of Helicobacter pylori genomic DNA carries:
- the ileS gene encoding isoleucine--tRNA ligase gives MKEYKDTLNLNTTTFSMKGNLSVNEPKTYAKWQEQQAFKRMQNRKDNHGDFTLHDGPPYANGHLHLGHALNKILKDIVVKREYFKGKKIYYTPGWDCHGLPIEQQILERLEKEKTSLENPTLFREKCRDHAKKFLEIQKNEFLQLGVLGDFEDPYKTMDFKFEASIYRALVEVAKKGLLKERHKPIYWSYACESALAEAEVEYKMKKSPSIFVAFDLKKESLEKLKVKKASLVIWTTTPWTLYANEAIALKKDALYALTQKGYLVAKALHEKLAALGVVDNAITHEFNSNDLEYLKATNPLNQRDSLITLGEHVGLEDGTGAVHTAPGHGEEDYYLGLKYNLEVLMSVDEKGCYDEGIIHNQLLDESYLGEHVFKAQKRIIEQLGDSLLLEQEIEHSYPHCWRTHKPVIYRATTQWFILMDEPFIQNDGSQKTLREVALSAIEKVEFVPNSGKNRLKTMIENRPDWCLSRQRKWGVPLAFFIDKRTNKPCFESEVLEHVANLFEKKGCDVWWESSVKDLLPPNYQDNAKHYEKIMHILDVWFDSGSTFKAVLEDYHGEKGQSPSDVVLEGSDQHRGWFQSSLLIGCILNNQAPFKKVITHGFIVDEKGEKMSKSKGNVVSLDNLLKKHGSDVVRLWVAFNDYQNDLRVSQTFFIQTEQHYKKFRNTLKFLLANFSDMDLKNLERSHDFSPLDHFILEALETTSAGVNSTFEEHDFVKGLNILMAFVTNELSGIYLDACKDSLYCDSKNNKKRQAIQMVLLAVASQLCYFLAPILTHTIEEVLEHSQVLCAFLQAKDVFDLKGISVLEKLRLKEFKKPENFEAVLALRSAFNEELDRLKKEGVIKNSLECAIEVKEKALRENLVEELLMVSFVGVAKEKLSETPAFTLFKAPFYKCPRCWRFKSELENTPCKRCEEVLKER, from the coding sequence GTGAAAGAATACAAAGACACCCTAAACTTAAACACAACCACCTTTTCTATGAAAGGGAATTTGAGCGTTAATGAGCCTAAAACTTACGCTAAATGGCAAGAACAGCAAGCGTTCAAACGCATGCAGAATAGGAAAGATAACCATGGGGATTTCACCTTGCATGACGGGCCGCCTTATGCGAACGGGCATTTGCATTTAGGGCATGCCTTAAATAAGATTTTAAAAGACATTGTCGTTAAAAGGGAATATTTTAAAGGGAAGAAAATCTATTACACGCCCGGTTGGGATTGCCATGGCTTGCCTATTGAGCAGCAAATTTTAGAGCGATTAGAAAAAGAAAAAACAAGCCTAGAAAACCCCACGCTGTTTAGAGAAAAATGCCGAGATCATGCGAAGAAATTTTTAGAAATCCAAAAGAATGAATTTTTGCAATTAGGCGTTTTGGGGGATTTTGAAGATCCTTATAAAACCATGGATTTTAAATTTGAAGCGAGCATTTATAGGGCTTTAGTGGAAGTGGCTAAAAAAGGGCTTTTGAAAGAACGCCATAAACCTATTTATTGGAGTTATGCATGCGAGAGCGCTTTAGCGGAAGCTGAAGTGGAATACAAGATGAAAAAATCGCCCTCCATTTTCGTGGCGTTTGATTTGAAAAAGGAGAGTTTAGAAAAGTTAAAAGTCAAAAAAGCGAGCTTGGTGATTTGGACGACCACGCCCTGGACTTTGTATGCGAATGAAGCGATCGCTTTGAAAAAAGACGCCCTTTATGCGCTCACTCAAAAAGGCTATTTAGTCGCTAAAGCCTTGCATGAAAAGTTAGCCGCTTTAGGGGTGGTGGATAATGCGATCACGCATGAATTCAATTCCAATGATTTAGAATATTTGAAAGCGACCAATCCTTTAAACCAAAGAGATTCCCTAATCACTCTAGGAGAGCATGTCGGTTTAGAAGATGGCACAGGAGCCGTGCATACCGCTCCCGGGCATGGTGAAGAGGACTATTATTTAGGCTTAAAATATAATTTAGAAGTGTTAATGTCCGTAGATGAAAAAGGTTGCTATGATGAGGGCATTATCCATAACCAACTATTAGATGAAAGCTATCTGGGCGAGCATGTTTTTAAGGCTCAAAAACGCATTATAGAGCAATTGGGCGATTCTTTATTGCTAGAGCAAGAGATTGAGCATTCCTACCCGCATTGCTGGAGGACGCACAAGCCTGTGATTTACAGAGCGACCACGCAATGGTTTATTTTAATGGATGAGCCTTTTATTCAAAATGACGGCTCTCAAAAAACCTTAAGAGAAGTGGCTTTGAGTGCGATTGAAAAGGTGGAATTTGTGCCAAATAGCGGGAAAAACCGCCTAAAAACCATGATAGAAAACCGCCCTGATTGGTGCTTGAGCCGGCAAAGAAAATGGGGCGTGCCACTGGCCTTTTTCATAGACAAACGCACGAATAAGCCATGTTTTGAGAGTGAAGTTTTAGAGCATGTGGCGAATCTTTTTGAAAAAAAAGGCTGTGATGTGTGGTGGGAGTCTAGCGTAAAAGATTTATTACCCCCTAATTATCAAGATAACGCCAAGCATTATGAGAAAATCATGCACATTTTAGACGTGTGGTTTGATAGCGGTAGCACCTTTAAGGCGGTTTTAGAAGACTACCATGGAGAAAAGGGGCAAAGCCCTAGCGATGTGGTTTTAGAGGGGAGCGATCAGCATAGGGGGTGGTTTCAAAGCTCGCTTTTAATCGGTTGTATTTTAAATAATCAAGCCCCTTTTAAAAAGGTTATTACGCATGGCTTTATCGTCGATGAAAAGGGCGAGAAAATGAGCAAATCTAAGGGCAATGTGGTGTCTTTGGACAACTTGCTCAAAAAGCATGGGAGCGATGTGGTGCGTTTGTGGGTAGCGTTTAATGACTATCAAAACGATTTGAGGGTCTCTCAAACCTTTTTCATTCAAACAGAACAGCATTATAAGAAATTCCGCAACACCCTAAAATTCTTACTCGCTAATTTTAGCGATATGGATCTCAAAAATTTAGAACGCTCCCATGACTTTAGCCCTTTAGATCATTTTATATTAGAGGCTTTAGAAACAACAAGCGCTGGAGTCAATAGCACGTTTGAAGAGCATGACTTTGTGAAGGGCTTGAATATTTTAATGGCGTTTGTTACCAATGAATTGAGCGGGATTTATTTAGACGCTTGTAAGGATAGTTTGTATTGCGATAGCAAAAATAATAAAAAACGCCAAGCCATTCAAATGGTCTTACTCGCTGTGGCTAGTCAATTGTGCTACTTTTTAGCCCCGATTTTAACGCACACGATTGAAGAAGTTTTAGAGCATAGCCAGGTGCTTTGTGCGTTTTTACAAGCCAAAGATGTGTTTGATCTAAAAGGCATTAGCGTTTTAGAAAAACTCCGCCTTAAAGAGTTTAAAAAACCAGAAAATTTTGAAGCCGTTTTAGCCTTGCGTTCTGCCTTTAATGAAGAGTTAGACCGATTGAAGAAAGAAGGCGTAATCAAAAATTCGTTGGAATGCGCTATCGAAGTGAAAGAAAAAGCGTTGCGTGAAAATTTAGTAGAAGAATTGCTGATGGTAAGCTTTGTAGGGGTTGCAAAAGAAAAATTAAGCGAAACGCCAGCATTCACGCTCTTTAAAGCCCCCTTTTATAAATGCCCTAGGTGTTGGCGTTTCAAAAGCGAGCTAGAAAACACCCCTTGCAAGCGTTGCGAAGAGGTTTTAAAAGAGCGATGA
- a CDS encoding RNA-binding S4 domain-containing protein, producing MRIDKFLQSVGLVKRRVLATDMCNVGAVWLNGSCAKPSKEVKIGDVISLHYLKGIEEYTILQIPTLKNVPRKDTHLYIAPKTKE from the coding sequence ATGCGAATAGACAAATTTTTACAATCAGTGGGTTTAGTGAAGCGGCGTGTTTTAGCGACAGATATGTGCAATGTGGGAGCGGTGTGGCTCAATGGGAGTTGCGCTAAGCCCAGCAAAGAAGTGAAAATTGGCGATGTGATTAGCTTGCATTATTTAAAAGGGATAGAAGAATACACGATTTTACAAATCCCCACTTTAAAAAATGTGCCACGAAAAGACACGCACCTTTATATCGCTCCTAAAACAAAAGAATAA
- the rlmN gene encoding 23S rRNA (adenine(2503)-C(2))-methyltransferase RlmN yields MKASIYDFTLKELSQLLKPSFRAKQLYLWLYAKYKTSFKDMQNNFSKDFIAYLEREFTLRTIEITHVRESVDGSKKYLFKSLRDNHTFEAVLLKMKDKKIDGETNAILEGEKYTVCVSCQIGCQVGCAFCFTQKGGFVRNLKASEIIQQALLIKEDNNLPIEKALNIVFMGMGEPLNNLDEVCKAVEIFNTGMQISPKRITISTSGVADKIPILAGKNLGVQLAISLHAVDDKTRSSLMPLNKKYNIECVLNEVKKWPLEQCKRVMFEYLLIKDLNDSLDCAKKLLKLLNGIKSKVNLILFNPHEGSKFERPSLESARMFADFLNSKGLLCTIRESKALDIEAACGQLREKKLSQQI; encoded by the coding sequence ATGAAAGCGAGTATTTATGATTTCACTCTAAAGGAATTGAGTCAGCTTTTAAAACCGAGTTTTAGGGCTAAGCAGCTTTATTTGTGGCTCTATGCGAAGTATAAAACAAGCTTTAAAGACATGCAAAATAATTTTTCAAAAGATTTTATCGCTTATTTGGAGCGAGAATTTACTTTGCGCACGATAGAAATCACGCATGTGAGGGAGAGCGTTGATGGCTCTAAAAAATACCTTTTTAAATCTTTAAGGGACAACCACACTTTTGAAGCGGTGTTGTTGAAAATGAAAGACAAAAAGATTGATGGAGAGACGAACGCCATTTTAGAGGGGGAAAAATACACCGTGTGCGTGTCTTGTCAAATCGGCTGTCAAGTGGGTTGTGCGTTTTGTTTCACTCAAAAAGGCGGTTTTGTGAGGAATCTCAAAGCGAGCGAGATTATCCAGCAAGCCCTACTCATTAAAGAAGACAATAACCTCCCCATTGAAAAAGCACTCAATATTGTTTTTATGGGAATGGGCGAGCCTTTGAACAATTTAGATGAGGTGTGTAAAGCGGTTGAGATTTTTAATACCGGCATGCAAATTTCCCCTAAAAGGATCACCATTTCCACGAGCGGCGTAGCCGATAAAATCCCTATTTTAGCGGGTAAAAATTTAGGCGTGCAATTAGCCATATCCTTACACGCCGTAGATGACAAAACGCGCTCATCTTTAATGCCCTTGAATAAAAAATACAACATTGAATGCGTTTTGAATGAAGTGAAAAAATGGCCTTTAGAGCAGTGCAAAAGAGTGATGTTTGAATACCTTTTGATTAAAGATCTAAACGATAGCCTGGACTGCGCTAAAAAACTTTTAAAACTTTTAAACGGCATTAAATCCAAAGTGAATTTGATTTTATTCAACCCGCACGAAGGCTCTAAGTTTGAACGCCCTAGCTTAGAGAGCGCTAGAATGTTTGCGGATTTTTTAAACTCCAAAGGCTTATTATGCACCATTAGAGAGTCTAAAGCTTTGGATATTGAAGCGGCTTGCGGGCAATTGAGAGAGAAAAAACTCTCTCAGCAAATTTGA
- a CDS encoding KpsF/GutQ family sugar-phosphate isomerase produces MPILFDCNATAIQVLRDEASALLESVKQFQEPNDLEAIVKLILKSQEKGGKLVIVGVGKSALVAQKIAASMLSTGNRSAFLHPTEAMHGDLGMVEKNDVILMISYGGESLELLNLVSHLKRLSHKIITFTKSPTSSLSKLGDYYLSLKIKKEACPINTAPTTSTTLTLALGDVLMACLMRAKNFSQEDFASFHPGGLLGKKLFVKVKDLLQTTNLPLIAPNTSFKDALIEMSEKRLGSAILVNEANELVGVLSDGDVRRALLKGLSLESEVKHFATLKPKSFKNLDALLLEALEFLERHKIQLLVCVDDYNKVLGVLHLHQLLELGLKA; encoded by the coding sequence ATGCCCATTCTTTTTGATTGTAACGCTACCGCTATACAAGTCTTAAGAGATGAAGCGAGCGCGCTTTTAGAAAGCGTTAAGCAATTCCAAGAACCTAACGATTTAGAAGCGATTGTCAAGCTCATTTTAAAAAGCCAAGAAAAAGGGGGCAAGCTTGTGATTGTGGGCGTGGGTAAGAGCGCTTTAGTGGCGCAAAAAATCGCTGCTTCCATGCTAAGCACCGGTAACAGGAGTGCGTTTTTACACCCCACAGAAGCCATGCATGGGGATTTGGGCATGGTGGAAAAAAATGATGTGATCTTAATGATTAGCTATGGGGGCGAGTCTTTGGAATTGTTGAATCTGGTGAGCCATTTAAAACGCTTAAGCCATAAAATCATCACTTTCACTAAAAGCCCCACTAGCTCGCTCTCTAAACTTGGCGATTATTATTTGAGCTTGAAAATCAAAAAAGAAGCTTGCCCAATCAACACCGCTCCAACGACTTCCACCACCCTAACTCTAGCCTTAGGCGATGTTTTAATGGCATGCTTGATGCGAGCGAAAAATTTTAGCCAAGAAGATTTTGCCTCCTTTCATCCGGGCGGGCTTTTGGGCAAAAAACTTTTTGTCAAGGTTAAAGACTTATTACAAACCACGAACCTCCCCTTAATCGCTCCTAATACAAGTTTTAAAGATGCGCTCATAGAAATGAGTGAAAAACGCTTGGGCAGCGCGATTTTAGTCAATGAAGCTAACGAGCTTGTGGGGGTGTTAAGCGATGGCGATGTCCGTAGGGCGCTATTAAAAGGGCTTAGCTTGGAGAGTGAGGTGAAGCATTTTGCCACCTTAAAACCTAAAAGCTTTAAGAATTTAGACGCTCTTCTTTTAGAAGCGTTAGAATTTTTAGAACGCCATAAGATCCAGCTTTTGGTGTGCGTAGATGATTATAATAAGGTTTTAGGGGTTTTGCACTTGCACCAACTTTTGGAATTAGGGCTTAAAGCATGA
- a CDS encoding ribonuclease J, whose translation MTDNNHYENNENNENNENSSENPKAHHEARAGAFERFTNRKKRFRENAQKNAESSNHEVPSHHKKERHSNKKPNHHHKQKHAKTRNYAKEELDSNKVEGVTEILHVNERGTLGFHKELKKGVEANNKIQVEHLNPHYKMNLNSKASVKITPLGGLGEIGGNMMVIETPKSAIVIDVGMSFPKEGLFGVDILIPDFSYLHQIKDKIAGIIITHAHEDHIGATPYLFKELQFPLYGTPLSLGLIGSKFDEHGLKKYRSYFKIVEKRCPISVGEFIIEWIHITHSIIDSSALAIQTKAGTIIHTGDFKIDHTPVDNLPTDLYRLAHYGEKGVMLLLSDSTNSHKSGTTPSESTIAPAFDTLFKEAQGRVIMSTFSSNIHRVYQAIQYGIKYNRKIAVIGRSMEKNLDIARELGYIHLPYQSFIEANEVAKYPDNEVLIVTTGSQGETMSALYRMATDEHRHISIKPNDLVIISAKAIPGNEASVSAVLNFLIKKEAKVAYQEFDNIHVSGHAAQEEQKLMLRLIKPKFFLPVHGEYNHVARHKQTAISCGVPEKNIYLMEDGDQVEVGPAFIKKVGTIKSGKSYVDNQSNLSIDTSIVQQREEVASLGVFVATIFVNKNKQALLESSQFSSLGLVGFKDEKHLIKEIQGGLEMLLKSTNAEILNNPKKLEDHTRNFIRKALFKKFRKYPAIVCHAHSF comes from the coding sequence ATGACTGATAACAACCATTATGAAAACAATGAAAACAATGAAAACAATGAAAACAGTAGTGAAAACCCAAAAGCTCATCATGAGGCGCGAGCCGGAGCGTTTGAGCGATTCACCAACCGCAAAAAGCGTTTTAGAGAAAACGCGCAAAAAAACGCAGAGTCTTCAAACCATGAAGTGCCTTCACACCATAAAAAAGAGCGCCACTCCAACAAAAAACCAAACCACCACCACAAACAAAAACACGCCAAAACACGAAATTACGCCAAAGAGGAATTGGATAGCAACAAAGTAGAGGGCGTTACGGAAATTTTGCATGTGAATGAGAGAGGGACTTTAGGCTTTCATAAGGAGTTAAAAAAGGGTGTTGAAGCGAACAACAAGATCCAAGTGGAGCATCTAAACCCGCATTATAAGATGAATCTAAACTCTAAAGCGAGCGTTAAAATCACGCCTTTAGGGGGCTTGGGCGAGATTGGGGGGAACATGATGGTCATTGAAACCCCAAAAAGCGCGATCGTGATTGATGTGGGCATGAGCTTCCCTAAAGAAGGGCTTTTTGGCGTGGATATTTTAATCCCGGATTTTTCCTACTTGCACCAAATCAAGGACAAAATCGCCGGTATTATCATCACCCATGCCCATGAAGATCACATAGGGGCCACGCCTTATTTGTTTAAAGAGTTGCAATTCCCCCTTTATGGCACGCCTTTGAGTTTGGGGCTGATTGGGAGCAAGTTTGACGAACATGGTTTGAAAAAATACCGCTCGTATTTTAAAATCGTAGAAAAGCGTTGCCCCATTAGCGTGGGCGAATTTATCATTGAATGGATCCACATCACGCATTCTATCATTGACAGCAGCGCTTTAGCGATCCAAACTAAAGCCGGAACGATCATCCACACCGGCGATTTTAAAATCGATCACACTCCAGTGGATAATTTGCCCACGGACTTGTATCGTTTAGCGCATTATGGCGAAAAAGGCGTGATGCTTCTTTTAAGCGATTCCACGAACTCCCATAAATCCGGAACCACGCCGAGTGAAAGCACCATAGCGCCAGCTTTTGATACGCTTTTTAAAGAAGCGCAAGGGAGGGTGATTATGAGCACGTTCTCTAGCAATATCCACCGGGTCTATCAAGCCATACAATACGGCATTAAATACAACCGCAAGATCGCTGTGATCGGGCGCTCTATGGAAAAAAACCTAGACATCGCTAGAGAATTAGGCTATATCCATTTGCCTTATCAATCTTTTATTGAAGCCAATGAAGTCGCTAAATATCCGGATAATGAAGTCTTAATCGTAACGACCGGTTCACAAGGCGAAACCATGAGCGCGCTTTATCGCATGGCGACTGATGAACACCGCCACATTTCTATCAAACCCAACGATTTAGTCATCATCTCCGCTAAAGCCATTCCTGGCAATGAAGCGAGCGTTTCAGCGGTGTTGAATTTCTTGATCAAAAAAGAAGCTAAAGTGGCTTATCAAGAATTTGACAATATTCATGTGAGCGGGCATGCCGCCCAAGAAGAGCAAAAGCTCATGTTAAGACTCATTAAGCCTAAGTTTTTCTTACCCGTGCATGGGGAATATAACCATGTCGCGCGCCACAAACAAACCGCCATTTCTTGCGGGGTGCCTGAAAAAAATATCTATTTAATGGAAGATGGCGATCAGGTGGAAGTCGGTCCTGCGTTTATCAAAAAAGTAGGCACGATTAAAAGCGGTAAAAGCTATGTGGATAACCAAAGCAATTTGAGTATTGACACTAGCATCGTGCAACAAAGAGAAGAAGTCGCTAGCTTAGGGGTGTTTGTGGCTACAATTTTTGTGAATAAAAACAAACAAGCACTTTTAGAAAGCTCTCAATTTTCCAGTTTAGGGCTTGTGGGCTTTAAAGATGAAAAGCATTTGATCAAAGAAATTCAAGGAGGCTTAGAAATGTTATTAAAATCTACTAACGCTGAAATTTTGAATAACCCTAAAAAATTAGAAGATCACACTCGTAATTTCATCAGAAAAGCGCTCTTTAAAAAGTTTAGAAAATACCCGGCTATCGTTTGTCATGCCCATTCTTTTTGA